Genomic DNA from Deltaproteobacteria bacterium CG11_big_fil_rev_8_21_14_0_20_49_13:
CCGACCTGATAGATTATCCCCTTGAAGCCGAACTCCAAAAGGTTCGCGACGATGTTCTTTGAAAGATTCCTCGGCGATTCGGAAACGCCGACGACAACCACGCTTTTTGGTCTGAAGAATTTCTCCATAAGTATCCCCTTGATTAATGGTTAAGACCGCATTAGATAAACAAATATGCCAATTGTCAATGGCCTTCAAAAAAGCAGGCTCTTTTCCGGCCTTTCAAGGGATGAACTGGATAAGATGGCCTTGATAGCAAGGGCGAAGAAATACTCCGACGGAATGCTTATTTTCAATCAGGGTGATGAGGCGAGGGGCATATATATAATCGTCGGGGGCGCGGCAAAGATATTTCAGCTCTCTCCCGAAGGGAAGGAACACCTTCTCCACACCTTTCATGAGAACGATTGTTTCGGCGAGGCGGCGGCGTTCGGGATGGGGATATTCCCTGCAAACGCCGAAGCGGTCGATGAGACAGAGCTCATATTCATACCCGTAAAGGAGTTCAAAGACATACTTTTGAACAACCCGCAGTTGTCGGTCAAGATCATCGGAAATCTCTCGATGCTCCTGCACGTTATGGTCGAGCAGATCCATTCCCTGACGCTCAAAGACGCCACGACAAGGATAGCTGAATATATCCTGTCGCTCGTAAAGAATAGAACGTCCGGCGAAAAAGTTTCCGTTGAGCTCCCGCTCAAAAAGGGGGAGCTTGCCTCGCAATTAAATATCACACAGGAGACTTTTTCACGCGGGCTTCAGCGCCTGCGCGCACAAAAACTCATTAAAGTGGAAGGCAAGATGATAACCATTGAGGATCGTTGCGCTTTAGAGAATTTGATTTCCGTCAAATCTCGCATGGTTGCATGGGCTGTCACTAGGCCCCACTTACCCTGATTGGCGGCCCCATCTGGAACAAAGTTCGAACCTATTTTCACCATTTGTGGCCATTATAAAAGGAGGCCGCTTTGAAAATAATGCTTGACAGGATTGCTTTTATGCACTAGTTCGTGAGTGCATGAAAGATGCATGGAAGAAAGAGTTGGCAAGGATGGTGGCTTCGGCAAGAGGAGCTAATGAGGCAAATGTTTTGTTAAAAACCTTATTAACACCGGCTGAACACGGGGAATTGGCAAAACGGTGGCAGATAGTTTGTGGGCTTATCGGGGGTGTTCCGCAAAGGGTGATTCGAGATAAGCTTTCGGCATCAATTGCCACGATTACGCGTGGCTCAAGAGAGTTGAAATATGGAAACGGTATTTTTCAAAAGTTCTATAAACGATTGC
This window encodes:
- a CDS encoding transcriptional regulator, which encodes MKDAWKKELARMVASARGANEANVLLKTLLTPAEHGELAKRWQIVCGLIGGVPQRVIRDKLSASIATITRGSRELKYGNGIFQKFYKRLQGQ
- a CDS encoding transcriptional regulator; protein product: MPIVNGLQKSRLFSGLSRDELDKMALIARAKKYSDGMLIFNQGDEARGIYIIVGGAAKIFQLSPEGKEHLLHTFHENDCFGEAAAFGMGIFPANAEAVDETELIFIPVKEFKDILLNNPQLSVKIIGNLSMLLHVMVEQIHSLTLKDATTRIAEYILSLVKNRTSGEKVSVELPLKKGELASQLNITQETFSRGLQRLRAQKLIKVEGKMITIEDRCALENLISVKSRMVAWAVTRPHLP